A part of Jiangella alba genomic DNA contains:
- a CDS encoding DUF5679 domain-containing protein, with protein sequence MAETYTGEFYCVKCKEKREATGDIVVNDKGTRMAKATCPVCSTNLNRILGRV encoded by the coding sequence ATGGCTGAGACGTACACGGGGGAGTTCTACTGCGTGAAGTGCAAGGAGAAGCGCGAGGCCACCGGCGACATCGTCGTCAACGACAAGGGCACCCGCATGGCGAAGGCCACCTGCCCGGTCTGTTCGACGAATCTGAACCGCATCCTCGGGCGCGTCTGA